One Periplaneta americana isolate PAMFEO1 chromosome 8, P.americana_PAMFEO1_priV1, whole genome shotgun sequence genomic region harbors:
- the Prim1 gene encoding DNA primase small subunit isoform X1 — translation MDNTACDEFNPDSLPDLLPLYYKRLFPYGPYYRWLSYGNVENNFDHREFSFTLADDIYIRFQSFTNQEEMENEIRKRSPYKIDIGAIYSHRPKEHRTLPSFHPLEKELVFDIDMTDYDEVRSCCSGADICVKCWRFMAIACKVLDTALREDFGFEHLLWVFSGRRGVHCWVCDETARTLDVGARSVVAEYLQLITGGENQSKKVVLSGDKLHTSVKRAADIIEKQFISMCVEEQDILGTPEAMQKFLCLVPDEPLRQELEKELKKYSTSNKRWDAVVAYVKDLRAKGQLKRRRQFLLEEMMLQYAYPRLDINVTKGLNHLLKSPFCIHPKTGKVCIPFNPRAADKFNPTTVPTITKLIEEVSEFDAKTKEISTDETKRVKDYKKTSMLKGVVIFEEFLRKLEQTWKGKRLEASDMKMEF, via the exons ATGGATAATACGGCATGTGACGAGTTTAATCCAGATTCTTTGCCTGATCTTCTGCCCTTATATTATAAGCGGCTTTTTCCGTATGGACCTTATTACAGGTGGCTGAGTTACGGAAATG TGGAAAATAACTTTGATCACCGGGAATTTTCATTCACACTGGCTGATGACATTTATATAAGATTTCAATCCTTCACAAATCaagaagaaatggaaaatgaaatacgcAAAAGAAGCCCATACAAGATCGATATCGGAGCAATTTATTCACACAG GCCTAAAGAACATAGAACGCTGCCATCATTTCATCCTCTGGAAAAGGAATTAGTGTTTGACATAGATATGACAGACTATGATGAAGTCCGTTCATGTTGCAGTGGAGCTGACATATGTGTTAAATGTTGGCGCTTTATGGCCATTGCCTGCAAAGTACTGGATACAGCACTCAGAG AGGATTTTGGCTTTGAACATTTATTGTGGGTGTTTTCTGGACGTCGAGGTGTCCATTGTTGGGTGTGTGATGAAACTGCCCGTACATTGGATGTTGGAGCAAGATCAGTTGTTGCAGAATATTTACAACTTATTACTGGTGGAGAAAATCAGTCAAAGAAAGTTGTTCTCTCAGGAGACAAATTGCATACTTCAGTCAA ACGAGCAGCTGACATAATTGAAAAACAATTCATAAGTATGTGTGTAGAGGAACAAGACATACTAGGAACCCCAGAGGCAATGCAGAAGTTTTTGTGCTTGGTTCCTGATGAGCCATTGAGACAAGAGCTtgagaaagaattaaagaaatattCCACATCAAATAAGCGATGGGATGCAGTAGTTGCATATGTTAAAGACCTAAGAGCAAag GGACAACTGAAACGAAGACGCCAGTTTCTATTAGAAGAAATGATGTTGCAATATGCCTATCCTCGACTTGATATTAATGTTACCAAAGGACTCAATCACTTGTTGAAGTCACCATTTTGTATTCATCCTAAAACTGGAAAAGTGTGCATTCCATTCAATCCTCGAGCTGCTGATAAGTTCAATCCCACTACAGTCCCCACTATAAC taaattAATAGAAGAGGTCAGTGAATTTGATGCAAAGACTAAAGAGATATCTACAGATGAAACAAAACGAGTGAAAGATTATAAGAAAACTAGTATGCTGAAAGGTgttgttatatttgaagaatttcTTCGCAAACTTGAACAGACCTGGAAAGGAAAAAGACTTGAAGCTAGTG
- the Prim1 gene encoding DNA primase small subunit isoform X2, whose translation MENNFDHREFSFTLADDIYIRFQSFTNQEEMENEIRKRSPYKIDIGAIYSHRPKEHRTLPSFHPLEKELVFDIDMTDYDEVRSCCSGADICVKCWRFMAIACKVLDTALREDFGFEHLLWVFSGRRGVHCWVCDETARTLDVGARSVVAEYLQLITGGENQSKKVVLSGDKLHTSVKRAADIIEKQFISMCVEEQDILGTPEAMQKFLCLVPDEPLRQELEKELKKYSTSNKRWDAVVAYVKDLRAKGQLKRRRQFLLEEMMLQYAYPRLDINVTKGLNHLLKSPFCIHPKTGKVCIPFNPRAADKFNPTTVPTITKLIEEVSEFDAKTKEISTDETKRVKDYKKTSMLKGVVIFEEFLRKLEQTWKGKRLEASDMKMEF comes from the exons a TGGAAAATAACTTTGATCACCGGGAATTTTCATTCACACTGGCTGATGACATTTATATAAGATTTCAATCCTTCACAAATCaagaagaaatggaaaatgaaatacgcAAAAGAAGCCCATACAAGATCGATATCGGAGCAATTTATTCACACAG GCCTAAAGAACATAGAACGCTGCCATCATTTCATCCTCTGGAAAAGGAATTAGTGTTTGACATAGATATGACAGACTATGATGAAGTCCGTTCATGTTGCAGTGGAGCTGACATATGTGTTAAATGTTGGCGCTTTATGGCCATTGCCTGCAAAGTACTGGATACAGCACTCAGAG AGGATTTTGGCTTTGAACATTTATTGTGGGTGTTTTCTGGACGTCGAGGTGTCCATTGTTGGGTGTGTGATGAAACTGCCCGTACATTGGATGTTGGAGCAAGATCAGTTGTTGCAGAATATTTACAACTTATTACTGGTGGAGAAAATCAGTCAAAGAAAGTTGTTCTCTCAGGAGACAAATTGCATACTTCAGTCAA ACGAGCAGCTGACATAATTGAAAAACAATTCATAAGTATGTGTGTAGAGGAACAAGACATACTAGGAACCCCAGAGGCAATGCAGAAGTTTTTGTGCTTGGTTCCTGATGAGCCATTGAGACAAGAGCTtgagaaagaattaaagaaatattCCACATCAAATAAGCGATGGGATGCAGTAGTTGCATATGTTAAAGACCTAAGAGCAAag GGACAACTGAAACGAAGACGCCAGTTTCTATTAGAAGAAATGATGTTGCAATATGCCTATCCTCGACTTGATATTAATGTTACCAAAGGACTCAATCACTTGTTGAAGTCACCATTTTGTATTCATCCTAAAACTGGAAAAGTGTGCATTCCATTCAATCCTCGAGCTGCTGATAAGTTCAATCCCACTACAGTCCCCACTATAAC taaattAATAGAAGAGGTCAGTGAATTTGATGCAAAGACTAAAGAGATATCTACAGATGAAACAAAACGAGTGAAAGATTATAAGAAAACTAGTATGCTGAAAGGTgttgttatatttgaagaatttcTTCGCAAACTTGAACAGACCTGGAAAGGAAAAAGACTTGAAGCTAGTG
- the Prim1 gene encoding DNA primase small subunit isoform X3, which produces MENEIRKRSPYKIDIGAIYSHRPKEHRTLPSFHPLEKELVFDIDMTDYDEVRSCCSGADICVKCWRFMAIACKVLDTALREDFGFEHLLWVFSGRRGVHCWVCDETARTLDVGARSVVAEYLQLITGGENQSKKVVLSGDKLHTSVKRAADIIEKQFISMCVEEQDILGTPEAMQKFLCLVPDEPLRQELEKELKKYSTSNKRWDAVVAYVKDLRAKGQLKRRRQFLLEEMMLQYAYPRLDINVTKGLNHLLKSPFCIHPKTGKVCIPFNPRAADKFNPTTVPTITKLIEEVSEFDAKTKEISTDETKRVKDYKKTSMLKGVVIFEEFLRKLEQTWKGKRLEASDMKMEF; this is translated from the exons atggaaaatgaaatacgcAAAAGAAGCCCATACAAGATCGATATCGGAGCAATTTATTCACACAG GCCTAAAGAACATAGAACGCTGCCATCATTTCATCCTCTGGAAAAGGAATTAGTGTTTGACATAGATATGACAGACTATGATGAAGTCCGTTCATGTTGCAGTGGAGCTGACATATGTGTTAAATGTTGGCGCTTTATGGCCATTGCCTGCAAAGTACTGGATACAGCACTCAGAG AGGATTTTGGCTTTGAACATTTATTGTGGGTGTTTTCTGGACGTCGAGGTGTCCATTGTTGGGTGTGTGATGAAACTGCCCGTACATTGGATGTTGGAGCAAGATCAGTTGTTGCAGAATATTTACAACTTATTACTGGTGGAGAAAATCAGTCAAAGAAAGTTGTTCTCTCAGGAGACAAATTGCATACTTCAGTCAA ACGAGCAGCTGACATAATTGAAAAACAATTCATAAGTATGTGTGTAGAGGAACAAGACATACTAGGAACCCCAGAGGCAATGCAGAAGTTTTTGTGCTTGGTTCCTGATGAGCCATTGAGACAAGAGCTtgagaaagaattaaagaaatattCCACATCAAATAAGCGATGGGATGCAGTAGTTGCATATGTTAAAGACCTAAGAGCAAag GGACAACTGAAACGAAGACGCCAGTTTCTATTAGAAGAAATGATGTTGCAATATGCCTATCCTCGACTTGATATTAATGTTACCAAAGGACTCAATCACTTGTTGAAGTCACCATTTTGTATTCATCCTAAAACTGGAAAAGTGTGCATTCCATTCAATCCTCGAGCTGCTGATAAGTTCAATCCCACTACAGTCCCCACTATAAC taaattAATAGAAGAGGTCAGTGAATTTGATGCAAAGACTAAAGAGATATCTACAGATGAAACAAAACGAGTGAAAGATTATAAGAAAACTAGTATGCTGAAAGGTgttgttatatttgaagaatttcTTCGCAAACTTGAACAGACCTGGAAAGGAAAAAGACTTGAAGCTAGTG